A segment of the Chloroflexota bacterium genome:
GCGCAGGTTGGAGACATGATGGAGATTGACCTGGCCGGCAGTCTGATCCGTCTCGCTTCGCGCGGGCGAGAGTACACATTCCCGCCTTTATCCTCCACTGCCCTGAGCATCATCGAAGCGGGCGGCCTGGTGCCGCACCTGCGGCAGAAACTTGGGCTGAGTGGCACGGCGGATGTGCGGATGACGGATTAGGGAACGCGCCTATCACCGCCGCCGCGCTTTTTTGGCCCGCAGTCGTTCCTTTTTGTTCGGCTTGTGTTTCTCCTTAGCCCGCCCTGGCAAGGCAGGCGGCCCCCCGGGCGCGCCGTCGGAATGGATAAATTCCACCAGCGGATATGGATTATCGTCAGTGCCGAGGGGCAAATGCCGCTTTGACTCCGGCACGGCGTCCAAATCTACCAGGCCCAGCGGGGCCCATTCCGAGCCGATATTCCAACCCTGTTTGCCAAAGCCCAGCATCTCGCTCACCCGGTCGCCGTTGATCACTATCGTCGGGCAGGCGGGACAAAACCAGCCAAAGTCTCCGCCCAGCACAAAGCTGTCGGCGATACGCCTCCCCTGCCGGGTGGCGATCATGTACGTCGCGCGTTCTTGCTTCAACGCCGCGCCGCAGTTCGGGCAAGGTTCCGGCCGGCCCGTGAATGAGTGAACGAAACACTTTCTTCGGATAGTCTGGTCAATGGTTGTCATTGGTTTGACTCCCCTCACTGACTGTATCTTACCGCGACCCGAGACTTCCGAAGTCTTAAAGACTTCGGAAGTCTGGGATTCTCGTGAGTGTATAATCTCTGGAGTCAGATGAACAAAACGATTGTCCTCATCCCCGGCGACGGCGTTGGGAAAGAAGTGATTCCGGCGGCGGCGGAGGTGCTGGCGGCGCTTGGCCTGGGGTTCAAATTCGTCGAAGCGCAGGCGGGCTTTGAGCACTTTCAAAAAACAGGCAACGCCATCCCCGACGAAACGCTGGCCGAGGTGGAAGCGGCCGGCGTCGCACTGTTCGGGGCGACTTCCTCCCCTTCCACCAGCGTGCCCGGCTATCGCAGTCCGATCCTGGCTCTGCGGAAGACTTTCGATTTGTACGCCAACCTGCGCCCTACCTTCTCGCTCCCCGGAAAATTTTCCCGGCCCAACGTCAATCTGCTCATCGTCCGCGAGAACACCGAGGGGCTGTACGCCGGGCGCGAACGCCGCGAGGGAGACACGGCGATTGCCGAAAGAGTCGTCACCGTGCGCGGGTCGGAACGAATCGCGCGGGCCGCGTTTGAACTGGCGAGGAAGAAAAAATCCCAAGTGACAATTGTCCACAAGGCTAACGTGCTCAAGCTGACCGACGGCCTGTTTCGCGAGTGTTGCCTGAGGGTAGCGGCGGAATTCCCGGAAGTGAAGGTGAGCGAAATGCTGGTGGACGCCATGGCGATGCGGCTGATGCGCGACCCGGAGAACTTTGAAGTGATCGTGACGACCAACTTGTTTGGCGACATTCTCTCGGATGAGGCGAGCGCGCTGATGGGCGGCCTGGGGGTTGCGCCTTCGGCGAACGTGGGCGCGCGCGTTGCGGTGTTTGAGCCGGTTCACGGCTCCGCGCCGGATATTGCCGGGCAAGGCGTTGCCAACCCCATCGGGGCGATTCTGTCGGCGGGGATGTTGTTGGATCACCTCGGCCACGTCGAGGCGGCGGATCGGGTCAGGAGGGCGGTCATGGCAACCCTGGTGGCCGGAGTCATGACAAAAGACCTGGGTGGTCAGGCGACGACGAAGGAAGTGACGCGCAAGGTTTTGGCCGGTTTGTAAAGCGACTATTCACCCAATACCCCAAACGGGTGAGCAAGGGAAATGGCCCGCTTCGGTGACGACAGAGTGCGGTCCGCTCCGTAAACTGCTAGAGAAATCCCGGCGGAACGGAGCAACCCCTTGCCTCACCCTTCATTCTCTAATTCCTCTCTCTCTCCCTACGCCCCTCGTTTTGATCGCGGCGGTTGCGGCATCGGCTTTGTGGCCGACCA
Coding sequences within it:
- a CDS encoding isocitrate/isopropylmalate dehydrogenase family protein; this encodes MNKTIVLIPGDGVGKEVIPAAAEVLAALGLGFKFVEAQAGFEHFQKTGNAIPDETLAEVEAAGVALFGATSSPSTSVPGYRSPILALRKTFDLYANLRPTFSLPGKFSRPNVNLLIVRENTEGLYAGRERREGDTAIAERVVTVRGSERIARAAFELARKKKSQVTIVHKANVLKLTDGLFRECCLRVAAEFPEVKVSEMLVDAMAMRLMRDPENFEVIVTTNLFGDILSDEASALMGGLGVAPSANVGARVAVFEPVHGSAPDIAGQGVANPIGAILSAGMLLDHLGHVEAADRVRRAVMATLVAGVMTKDLGGQATTKEVTRKVLAGL